In one Amaranthus tricolor cultivar Red isolate AtriRed21 chromosome 8, ASM2621246v1, whole genome shotgun sequence genomic region, the following are encoded:
- the LOC130820595 gene encoding zinc finger protein CONSTANS-LIKE 15-like, producing the protein MLPSKTIEEQKLNIIINPCDFCNHETAILYCKADTAKLCIACDQHVHSANTLSKKHLRSPLCDTCGSEPGSVKCSTHNLCICQDCDRTLHQNMIIITYGLNLNPIESFSGCPSALELSIYLGFKNDHQMGLMMDGADLIVPGGNHLVGPTFPWGFNDNEIDDIGVINGSIKKSFNGEKEKDAIKQLLMLQKKKKDCCSGDDEEERDSLVVPDDEFWLGLENNTNSNTNYSIHDNINHNHNQQNMIQLQQLQQQQEVNLPYLMGLTAAANDVNNVSGPATIGNTMRDPSPTNPSIQIWDFNSGRTRDHEELGQLDVRNRESDVSFMINSYSSILPGIGLSNSKVVRDMYDMNCSGATEDNRLFNGNMQNPAASQGPATSESNNLQIISPSSSSVFGKPKSVGSTEIHFMDQSIYHGAENALTVVRTKADMEMIAQNRGNAMQCYKEKKKTRRYEKHIRYESRKARADTRKRMKGRFVKINNALIC; encoded by the exons atgctACCTTCAAAAACAATTGAAGAACAAAAACTAAATATAATCATAAATCCCTGTGATTTCTGCAACCATGAAACAGCCATTTTATACTGCAAAGCCGACACAGCTAAACTCTGTATAGCATGTGACCAGCACGTGCACTCTGCCAATACACTCTCCAAAAAGCATCTACGCTCACCTCTTTGTGACACCTGTGGATCCGAACCCGGATCCGTTAAGTGTTCGACCCACAACCTTTGTATCTGTCAAGACTGTGACAGAACTCTTCATCAAAACATGATCATTATCACCTATGGGTTAAACTTAAACCCGATTGAAAGCTTTTCGGGTTGCCCATCAGCTTTAGAACTTTCTATTTACTTAGGGTTTAAAAATGATCACCAGATGGGTTTAATGATGGACGGTGCTGATTTGATTGTACCTGGAGGTAATCATCTTGTGGGGCCTACTTTTCCATGGGGCTTTAATGATAATGAAATTGATGATATTGGGGTGATTAATGGATCTATTAAGAAATCCTTTAATggggaaaaagaaaaagatgcgATTAAGCAATTGTTAAtgcttcaaaagaagaaaaaggattGTTGTTCtggagatgatgaagaagaaagggATAGTTTGGTTGTTCCTGATGATGAATTTTGGTTAGGATTAGAGAATAATACTAATTCTAATACTAATTATAGTATTCATGATAAtattaatcataatcataatcaacaAAATATGATTCAATTGCAACAACTACAGCAGCAGCAAGAAGTGAACTTGCCATATTTAATGGGTTTGACTGCTGCTGCAAATGATGTTAATAATGTAAGTGGGCCTGCTACTATTGGGAATACTATGAGGGACCCTAGTCCTACTAATCCATCTATACAG ATATGGGATTTCAACTCAGGACGGACGAGAGATCATGAAGAACTCGGCCAGTTAGATGTAAGAAACCGTGAGAGTGATGTAAGTTTTATGATCAATAGCTACAGCTCAATTCTACCTGGAATTGGTTTGTCAAACTCAAAAGTCGTAAGGGATATGTATGATATGAATTGCTCCGGTGCCACTGAGGACAACCGACTTTTTAAT GGTAACATGCAAAATCCAGCGGCAAGTCAGGGTCCAGCCACATCCGAGAGTAACAACTTGCAGATTATTAGCCCATCTTCAAGTTCAGTTTTTGGTAAACCGAAAAGTGTTGGCTCCACAGAGATCCATTTTATGGACCAATCTATATATCATGGAGCTGAGAATGCACTAACTGTGGTCAGAACAAAGGCCGACATGGAGATGATAGCGCAGAACAGAGGCAATGCGATGCAATGCTACAAGGAAAAGAAGAAGACAAGAAG ATATGAGAAGCATATACGTTATGAGTCGAGGAAGGCAAGGGCTGATACAAGAAAGAGAATGAAAGGACGATTCGTGAAGATCAACAATGCTTTGATTTGTTGA
- the LOC130820596 gene encoding leucine-rich repeat protein 1-like — protein MGFGTVLLFAFSITISAVNGNHEGDVLASWKTMLNDPNNVLQSWDPSLVNPCTWFHVTCNADNSVVRVDLGNAGLSGTLSPNLAQLSNLEYLEVYQNDLTGKIPPEFGNLTSLVSLDLYKNHFSGPIPHSLGNLKSLRYMRLNSNALTGDLPAQILELILWGHLQVLNVSDNSMTGRVPSTKSKRLAITTIIQDPKAS, from the exons ATGGGTTTTGGTACTGTACTTCTTTTTGCTTTTTCCATCACCATTTCTGCTGTAAATGGGAACCATGAAG GAGATGTTCTTGCTAGCTGGAAAACGATGCTTAATGACCCAAATAATGTGCTGCAGAGCTGGGATCCTTCTTTGGTCAATCCCTGCACTTGGTTTCATGTAACTTGCAATGCCGATAACAGTGTTGTTAGAGT GGACCTGGGCAACGCTGGACTCTCGGGGACTCTTTCACCTAATTTGGCGCAATTGAGTAATCTTGAGTACTT GGAAGTCTATCAGAACGACCTAACAGGAAAAATTCCTCCAGAGTTTGGTAATTTGACAAGTTTGGTGAGCTTGGATCTTTACAAAAATCACTTTTCTGGACCAATTCCTCATAGTCTTGGCAATTTGAAGTCCTTAAGATACAT GAGACTAAATAGTAATGCTCTAACTGGTGATCTACCAGCACAGATCCTTGAGCTTATACTGTGGGGTCATCTTCAAGTCTT GAATGTTTCAGATAATTCAATGACTGGACGCGTTCCATCTACTAAATCAAAAAGATTGGCCATTACAACCATCATACAAGACCCAAAAGCTTCATGA
- the LOC130821785 gene encoding uncharacterized protein LOC130821785, with product MFWKTVSRIRAKVKTQQKEGATLDTSSEKFGRTNNTIIPFDERRFQALENSKKTSQQAVANVMGVSQSTVWRWKKKKHIRKHTNATKPLLTDTNKNDKLLFCISSCIYDEQTNAFKFSDMSNIVHIDEKLFYLTITQKTYYLTPGEPEPHRKIQSKRFIPKIILMCAVAKPMYSNEGELIFDRKIIIFPFTAQVLAQRRSKNKNRGEPETKLIQSITKRHIRSILIDNILPAIREKWPEGASKTIYIQQDNAKPQILDNDPVTP from the coding sequence ATGTTTTGGAAGACCGTAAGTAGAATTCGGGCTAAAGTTAAAACTCAGCAAAAAGAGGGGGCCACATTGGATACAAGTAGTGAAAAGTTTGGCAGAAccaacaacacaataataccatttgatgaaagaagatTCCAAGCCTTAGAAAACTCCAAAAAGACAAGTCAACAGGCAGTTGCAAATGTCATGGGTGTTAGCCAATCAACTGTATGGAGatggaaaaaaaagaaacacataCGCAAGCATACAAATGCAACCAAGCCACTGCTAACTGACACTAATAAGAATGACAAGTTACTCTTTTGTATTTCTAGTTGCATTTATGATGAGCAAACAAATGCTTTCAAATTCAGTGACATGTCTAACATagttcacatagatgaaaaattGTTCTATCTCACTATAACACAAAAAACGTACTATCTTACCCCAGGAGAACCTGAGCCACATAGGAAAATACAGTCAAAAAGATTCATTCCCAAAATTATATTAATGTGTGCGGTTGCTAAACCGATGTACTCTAATGAAGGTGAACtaatttttgatagaaaaataATTATCTTTCCTTTTACAGCTCAAGTGCTAGCACAAAGAAGATCCAAAAACAAGAATAGAGGGGAACCAGAAACTAAACTCATTCAATCTATAACAAAGAGACACATAAGGTCAATACTAATTGACAATATCTTACCGGCTATTAGAGAAAAATGGCCAGAAGGAGCAAGCAAAACAATTTACATTCAACAGGATAATGCAAAACCACAAATTCTAGACAATGATCCTGTAACACCCTGA